Proteins co-encoded in one Gemmatimonadaceae bacterium genomic window:
- the trxA gene encoding thioredoxin, with product MIPAGQSLTLRCQFCQTWNRVDGTRAAERPKCGKCARFILLDRPFTLFEDTFERTIRESELPVLVDFYADWCGPCKMMAPAVDELAARHAGNALVAKLNTDHAPNTSGAFNIRGIPTSIVFKGGQEVARQSGALPLSGLEQLLQQARGNAA from the coding sequence ATGATCCCCGCTGGCCAAAGCCTCACGCTCCGCTGCCAATTCTGCCAGACCTGGAACCGCGTCGACGGAACGCGCGCCGCCGAGCGCCCCAAGTGCGGGAAATGCGCACGCTTCATCCTGCTCGATCGCCCGTTCACGCTGTTCGAGGACACCTTCGAGCGGACGATTCGCGAGTCCGAACTCCCGGTGTTGGTCGACTTCTACGCCGATTGGTGCGGCCCCTGCAAGATGATGGCGCCGGCGGTAGACGAACTGGCGGCGCGACACGCGGGGAATGCGCTCGTCGCCAAGCTCAACACCGATCACGCGCCCAACACGTCGGGGGCGTTCAATATCCGCGGGATCCCGACCAGCATCGTCTTCAAGGGCGGTCAGGAAGTGGCGCGCCAGAGTGGGGCGCTCCCGCTGTCCGGGCTCGAACAGCTCCTCCAACAAGCGCGAGGCAACGCCGCCTAA